A genomic stretch from Streptomyces venezuelae ATCC 10712 includes:
- a CDS encoding bifunctional riboflavin kinase/FAD synthetase, with translation MQRWRGLADIPQDWGRSVVTIGSYDGVHRGHQLIIGRAVERARELGVPCVVVTFDPHPSEVVRPGSHPPLLAPHHRRAELMAGLGVDAVLVLPFTAEFSQLSPADFIVKVLVDKLHAKAVIEGPNFRFGHRAAGNVAFLTELGATYDYEVEVIDLYVSGSAGGGDPFSSTLTRRLVAEGDMTGAAEILGRPHRVEGVVVRGAQRGRELGFPTANVETLPHTAIPADGVYAGWLTAAGERMPAAISVGTNPQFDGTERTVEAYAIDREGLDLYGLHVAVDFLEYVRGMLKFDTLDDLLEAMAGDVKRCRELTEAYDREHPTAG, from the coding sequence GTGCAGCGCTGGCGTGGCTTGGCGGACATCCCCCAGGACTGGGGGCGCAGCGTCGTCACCATCGGCTCCTACGACGGGGTGCACCGTGGACACCAGCTGATCATCGGGCGCGCCGTCGAGCGGGCCCGTGAGCTCGGCGTCCCCTGCGTCGTGGTCACCTTCGACCCGCACCCCTCCGAGGTCGTACGGCCCGGCAGCCACCCGCCGCTGCTCGCCCCGCACCACCGGCGGGCCGAACTGATGGCCGGTCTCGGGGTCGACGCGGTGCTCGTGCTGCCGTTCACGGCCGAGTTCTCCCAGCTGTCCCCGGCCGACTTCATCGTCAAGGTGCTCGTCGACAAGCTGCACGCGAAGGCCGTCATCGAGGGCCCCAACTTCCGCTTCGGACACCGGGCCGCGGGCAACGTCGCCTTCCTGACCGAACTCGGCGCCACCTACGACTACGAGGTCGAGGTCATCGACCTGTACGTCAGCGGCTCGGCCGGCGGCGGCGACCCCTTCTCCTCCACCCTCACCCGCCGGCTCGTCGCCGAGGGCGACATGACCGGGGCCGCCGAGATCCTCGGCCGCCCGCACCGGGTCGAGGGCGTCGTGGTCCGCGGCGCCCAGCGCGGCCGCGAGCTGGGCTTCCCCACGGCCAACGTGGAGACCCTCCCGCACACCGCCATCCCGGCCGACGGCGTCTACGCCGGCTGGCTGACGGCCGCGGGGGAGCGGATGCCGGCGGCCATCTCGGTCGGCACCAACCCGCAGTTCGACGGCACGGAACGGACCGTCGAGGCGTACGCGATCGACCGCGAGGGGCTCGACCTGTACGGGCTGCACGTGGCCGTGGACTTCCTGGAGTACGTCCGCGGGATGCTCAAGTTCGACACCCTGGACGACCTGCTCGAAGCGATGGCCGGCGACGTGAAGCGCTGCCGTGAGCTGACGGAGGCGTACGACCGGGAGCACCCCACGGCGGGCTGA
- a CDS encoding cytochrome P450, whose translation MTSETTSEATAGPGRGAPRPTGCPTGVAASAAAPPAARTWAVDDLPALAFDPLLTELLEKEPVARIRLPFAARNEAWLVTRYEDVRAVTSDPRFSRTALLDQQVTKMTGHMVASKAALNYADPPYHTQLRKAVTKAFTGQSTRRLRPLAQAGTDRLLDAMEAAGRPADLMKHLHGPLPMAVVCDLLGIPEEDRAELASWPDLILSSGPGPESSKAAKAQIHGYVIRLLDRRRAEPQDDLAGVLAESLAEGRITAEEAVSLAMAILISGAHAVRNNSANMVYVLLTRPELADRLRAEPGLLPQAVDELLRWIPHRNGVGLPRIATEDVEVGGVLIRAGEAVYASYLAANRDPAAFEDPDRLDFDREGIGHVSFGHGPHHCMGAMLTRMESEVMLSTLLDRYPRLRLAGSAEDVVWQSKGLIRGPKELLVTW comes from the coding sequence ATGACCTCCGAGACGACCTCCGAAGCGACCGCAGGACCGGGCCGCGGAGCACCGCGCCCGACCGGGTGCCCCACCGGGGTGGCCGCTTCCGCCGCCGCCCCGCCGGCGGCCCGCACCTGGGCGGTGGACGACCTGCCCGCCCTCGCCTTCGACCCGCTGCTCACCGAACTCCTGGAGAAGGAGCCCGTCGCCCGCATCAGGCTGCCGTTCGCCGCGCGGAACGAGGCCTGGCTGGTGACGCGGTACGAGGACGTGCGCGCGGTGACCTCCGACCCCCGGTTCAGCCGGACGGCGCTGCTCGACCAGCAGGTCACCAAGATGACCGGCCACATGGTGGCCTCGAAGGCGGCCCTCAACTACGCCGATCCGCCGTACCACACCCAGCTGCGCAAGGCGGTGACCAAGGCGTTCACCGGGCAGAGCACCAGGCGGCTGCGTCCGCTTGCCCAGGCGGGCACCGACCGGCTCCTGGACGCGATGGAGGCGGCGGGCCGCCCCGCCGACCTGATGAAGCATCTGCACGGCCCGCTGCCGATGGCGGTGGTGTGCGATCTGCTCGGCATCCCGGAGGAGGACCGGGCGGAGCTGGCCTCCTGGCCGGACCTGATCCTGTCCTCGGGCCCCGGCCCGGAGAGCAGCAAGGCGGCCAAGGCCCAGATCCACGGCTACGTCATCCGGCTGCTCGACCGGCGGCGCGCGGAGCCCCAGGACGATCTGGCGGGCGTGCTCGCGGAGTCCCTCGCCGAGGGGCGGATCACCGCCGAGGAGGCCGTCTCCCTGGCGATGGCGATCCTGATCAGCGGCGCGCACGCGGTACGGAACAACAGCGCCAACATGGTGTACGTGCTGCTCACCCGGCCGGAGCTCGCGGACCGGCTGCGCGCCGAGCCCGGACTGCTCCCGCAGGCCGTGGACGAGCTGCTGCGCTGGATCCCGCACCGCAACGGCGTCGGGCTGCCCCGGATCGCGACGGAGGACGTCGAGGTCGGCGGGGTGCTGATCCGGGCGGGTGAGGCGGTCTACGCCTCCTACCTCGCGGCCAACCGGGACCCGGCGGCCTTCGAGGACCCGGACCGCCTCGACTTCGACCGGGAGGGCATCGGGCACGTGTCGTTCGGTCACGGCCCGCACCACTGCATGGGCGCGATGCTCACCCGCATGGAGTCCGAGGTGATGCTGTCGACGCTGCTCGACCGCTATCCGCGGCTGCGGCTCGCGGGGAGCGCCGAGGACGTGGTGTGGCAGTCGAAGGGGCTCATCCGCGGCCCGAAGGAACTCCTCGTGACCTGGTGA
- a CDS encoding type III polyketide synthase: MGGSSRERDEGASVVVTLCKPAVSVPEHVITMEETLDLARTHHEGHPQLALALRLIGNTGVTRRHIVQPIEETLKHPGFEERNIRYEAEAKARVPAVVNEALENAGLRPADIDMIVYVSCTGFMMPSLTAWMINTMGFPSNTRQVPIAQLGCAAGGAAINRAHDFCTAYPDANVLIVACEFCSLCYQPTDLGVGSLLSNGLFGDAVAAAVVRGRGGTGIGLERNSSHLVPDTEDWIAYSVRATGFHFLLDKRVPGTMEPLAPALREVAGAHGWDAGELDFYIIHAGGPRILDDLSRFLEVPPDAFRFSRATLTEYGNIASAVVLDAVRRLFEEGGQPEGARGILAGFGPGITAEMCLGRWTTSPVSPEPNLGTRRIVGYSPFRPARTSVA, encoded by the coding sequence GTGGGCGGCAGTTCACGCGAACGAGACGAAGGAGCGAGTGTCGTGGTGACTTTGTGCAAGCCCGCGGTGTCTGTGCCCGAGCACGTGATCACGATGGAGGAGACCCTCGACCTCGCCCGTACCCACCATGAGGGCCACCCCCAACTGGCCCTGGCCCTCCGGCTGATCGGCAACACCGGGGTGACCCGGCGGCACATCGTGCAGCCCATCGAGGAGACCCTGAAGCACCCGGGCTTCGAGGAACGCAACATCCGGTACGAGGCCGAGGCCAAGGCCCGCGTCCCGGCGGTGGTCAACGAGGCGCTGGAGAACGCCGGCCTGCGCCCCGCGGACATCGACATGATCGTCTACGTGTCGTGCACGGGCTTCATGATGCCGTCGCTGACCGCCTGGATGATCAACACGATGGGCTTCCCCAGCAACACCCGCCAGGTCCCCATCGCCCAGCTCGGCTGCGCGGCCGGCGGAGCCGCCATCAACCGCGCCCACGACTTCTGCACCGCCTACCCGGACGCCAACGTCCTCATCGTGGCCTGCGAGTTCTGCTCACTCTGCTACCAGCCGACCGACCTCGGCGTCGGCTCGCTGCTCTCCAACGGCCTCTTCGGCGACGCCGTCGCCGCCGCCGTGGTGCGCGGCCGGGGCGGCACCGGCATCGGCCTGGAGCGCAACAGCTCCCACCTCGTGCCCGACACCGAGGACTGGATCGCCTACAGCGTCCGCGCCACCGGCTTCCACTTCCTGCTCGACAAGCGGGTGCCCGGCACCATGGAGCCGCTGGCCCCGGCGCTCCGCGAGGTCGCCGGAGCACACGGCTGGGACGCCGGAGAGCTGGACTTCTACATCATCCACGCGGGTGGCCCGCGCATCCTCGACGACCTCAGCCGCTTCCTCGAAGTGCCCCCGGACGCCTTCCGGTTCAGCCGCGCCACGCTCACGGAGTACGGCAACATCGCCAGCGCGGTCGTGCTGGACGCCGTCCGCCGGCTCTTCGAGGAAGGCGGGCAGCCCGAGGGCGCCCGGGGCATCCTCGCCGGGTTCGGCCCCGGCATCACGGCCGAGATGTGCCTGGGACGGTGGACCACCTCCCCGGTCTCGCCCGAGCCGAACCTCGGCACCCGGCGCATCGTGGGCTACTCGCCGTTCCGCCCGGCCCGCACGTCCGTCGCCTGA
- a CDS encoding large tegument protein, whose protein sequence is MSAMPPSGRRRRPRALRGPAAITALLAGAAAASLAAAPAGAAGPNGVRVPMHQCWVNGVTAPPGDIVSGTSGDDNIFCDSDLENVTVWGGAGNDMIEVRGLVIDSAVMGGDGDDVIRTKHLVPQNASSMVRGNRGNDVIKVATVSGDGATKGAVVHGDDGDDRITTGSVTGAPGKYNRGGGIVTGNDGADTIKVGTVDFSGRVLGGSGADVIEAEALGPESGGLIQSGPGDDTISGPDGAVLIVGEHWGTVDAGVGRDTCTVKSVSTRTSISACEIMPKAAPAADRPSGQLTPAAPTGTTAEPPSKPAAPAATPAKPAAPAAVPAAPAGPAEPAAPPAGPVEPVTAAAGPVEPVAPAAPVGPAGP, encoded by the coding sequence ATGTCCGCCATGCCACCCTCCGGCCGCAGGAGGCGCCCCCGGGCGCTGCGCGGCCCCGCCGCGATCACCGCCCTGCTCGCCGGCGCCGCCGCCGCCTCGCTCGCCGCCGCGCCGGCCGGGGCGGCCGGCCCGAACGGCGTACGGGTGCCCATGCACCAGTGCTGGGTGAACGGCGTGACCGCCCCGCCGGGCGACATCGTGAGCGGCACCAGCGGCGACGACAACATCTTCTGCGACAGCGACCTGGAGAACGTCACCGTCTGGGGTGGCGCGGGCAACGACATGATCGAGGTACGCGGCCTGGTCATCGACTCGGCCGTGATGGGCGGCGACGGCGACGACGTCATCCGCACCAAGCACCTGGTCCCGCAGAACGCCTCCAGCATGGTCCGGGGCAACCGGGGCAACGACGTCATCAAGGTCGCCACGGTCTCCGGCGACGGGGCCACGAAGGGCGCGGTCGTCCACGGCGACGACGGCGACGACAGGATCACCACCGGGTCGGTGACCGGCGCCCCCGGCAAGTACAACCGGGGCGGCGGCATCGTGACCGGGAACGACGGCGCCGACACCATCAAGGTCGGCACCGTCGACTTCTCCGGCCGCGTCCTCGGCGGCAGCGGGGCGGACGTCATCGAGGCGGAGGCGCTCGGCCCCGAGTCGGGCGGGCTCATCCAGTCGGGCCCCGGTGACGACACGATCAGCGGGCCCGACGGCGCGGTCCTCATCGTCGGGGAGCACTGGGGCACGGTGGACGCGGGCGTCGGCAGGGACACCTGCACGGTGAAGTCGGTCTCGACGCGGACGTCCATCAGCGCCTGCGAGATCATGCCGAAGGCGGCCCCCGCCGCGGACCGCCCGTCGGGCCAGCTGACCCCGGCCGCCCCCACGGGCACGACGGCCGAACCCCCGTCGAAGCCGGCGGCGCCCGCCGCCACCCCGGCGAAGCCCGCGGCGCCCGCCGCCGTCCCGGCGGCCCCGGCCGGCCCGGCCGAGCCCGCCGCGCCCCCGGCCGGCCCCGTCGAGCCGGTCACGGCGGCAGCCGGCCCCGTCGAGCCCGTCGCGCCGGCCGCTCCGGTGGGGCCCGCCGGCCCCTGA
- a CDS encoding ABC transporter ATP-binding protein — MSTETAVRTEKPALLSARGLHVTFPGRRGAPPARAVDGVDLDIAPGEIVALVGESGCGKTTLARSLLGLVRPTSGTVSFDGKPLGYASGALKAYRKRAQLVLQDPSGSLNPRHTVYDAVAEGLRIHGVRAGTDEREAVAGALARAGLRPPKRFFLRYPHELSGGQRQRVVIAGALVLEPELIVADEPVASLDASVRGEILALLLRLRDELGLSALVVTHDLGLAWNIADRVAVMYLGRVVETGTVESVLTRPQHPYTQALLSVLPESGGAPVVLTGEPPDPSRIPSGCRFHARCQVLASGEAAAIAHRCRGESLPILSGGPEQAVACHWATREGAAP; from the coding sequence ATGAGTACGGAGACGGCCGTGCGTACGGAGAAGCCGGCCCTGCTGTCGGCGCGCGGACTGCACGTCACCTTCCCCGGGCGGCGGGGCGCGCCGCCCGCGCGGGCGGTCGACGGGGTGGACCTCGACATCGCGCCGGGCGAGATCGTGGCCCTGGTCGGGGAGTCGGGCTGCGGCAAGACGACCCTGGCCCGCTCGCTCCTCGGCCTGGTCAGGCCCACGTCGGGGACGGTGTCGTTCGACGGGAAGCCGCTCGGGTACGCCTCCGGGGCGCTCAAGGCCTACCGGAAGCGGGCCCAGCTGGTCCTCCAGGACCCGAGCGGCTCGCTGAACCCGCGGCACACCGTGTACGACGCGGTGGCGGAGGGGCTGCGGATCCACGGGGTCCGGGCGGGGACCGACGAGCGGGAGGCGGTCGCCGGGGCCCTCGCGCGGGCCGGGCTGCGGCCGCCGAAGCGCTTCTTCCTGCGCTATCCGCACGAGCTGTCCGGCGGACAGCGGCAGCGGGTGGTCATCGCGGGCGCGCTGGTCCTCGAACCCGAACTCATCGTCGCCGACGAGCCGGTGGCCTCCCTCGACGCGTCGGTACGGGGCGAGATCCTGGCGCTGCTGCTGCGTCTGCGGGACGAACTCGGACTCTCCGCCCTGGTGGTGACCCATGACCTCGGCCTGGCGTGGAACATCGCGGACCGGGTGGCGGTGATGTACCTGGGCCGGGTGGTGGAGACCGGCACGGTGGAATCCGTACTGACACGACCTCAGCACCCGTACACGCAGGCGCTGTTGTCGGTGCTGCCGGAGTCCGGTGGCGCCCCGGTGGTGCTGACCGGTGAGCCCCCGGACCCTTCCCGCATCCCGTCCGGCTGCCGCTTCCACGCGCGCTGCCAGGTCCTCGCCTCGGGCGAGGCGGCGGCGATCGCGCACCGCTGCCGCGGGGAATCCCTCCCGATCCTGAGCGGCGGCCCGGAGCAGGCGGTGGCCTGCCACTGGGCGACCCGGGAGGGGGCGGCGCCCTGA
- a CDS encoding ABC transporter ATP-binding protein: MSLLEVRDLRVTYGTGAAAVPAVRGVDLTLETGSKLGVAGESGCGKSTLALALLRLLPASARIEGRILLDGDDVLAMKWGRLRAVRWAGASIVFQGAMHSLNAVHRIGDQIAEPLLVHGRATPAAARRRAGELLEQVGLPAARAAAYPHELSGGQRQRVMIAMALACDPRLIVADEPTTALDVMIQAQILRLIERLVAEESISLLMISHDLAVLADTCDRLAVMYAGRVVEEGPARAVYEAARHPYGRALSSAFPRIGDLASRRAPRGLPGDPPDPADLPGGCTFHPRCPVAVAACAELDQELREAGAEHRAACVHVGSAS, encoded by the coding sequence ATGAGCCTCCTCGAAGTACGGGACCTGAGGGTGACGTACGGGACGGGCGCGGCCGCCGTGCCGGCCGTGCGCGGGGTCGACCTGACCCTGGAGACCGGCAGCAAGCTGGGCGTGGCGGGCGAGTCCGGCTGCGGGAAGTCCACCCTCGCGCTCGCGCTGCTGCGCCTGCTGCCCGCGTCGGCGCGGATCGAGGGGCGCATCCTCCTCGACGGCGACGACGTCCTCGCCATGAAGTGGGGACGGCTCAGGGCGGTGCGCTGGGCGGGCGCCTCGATCGTCTTCCAGGGCGCGATGCACTCGCTCAACGCGGTCCACCGGATCGGGGACCAGATCGCCGAACCGCTGCTCGTGCACGGCCGGGCGACCCCGGCGGCGGCCCGCAGACGGGCCGGTGAGCTGCTCGAACAGGTCGGCCTGCCCGCCGCCCGCGCCGCCGCCTATCCGCACGAGCTGTCCGGCGGGCAGCGGCAGCGGGTGATGATCGCGATGGCGCTGGCCTGCGACCCCCGGCTGATCGTCGCGGACGAGCCGACGACCGCGCTCGACGTGATGATCCAGGCGCAGATCCTGCGGCTGATCGAGCGGCTCGTCGCCGAGGAGTCCATCAGCCTGCTCATGATCAGCCACGACCTCGCCGTCCTCGCCGACACCTGCGACCGGCTCGCCGTGATGTACGCGGGCCGGGTCGTCGAGGAAGGACCGGCCCGGGCGGTCTACGAGGCCGCCCGCCACCCCTACGGAAGGGCGCTGTCCTCGGCCTTCCCCCGCATCGGCGACCTCGCCTCCCGGCGGGCCCCGCGCGGACTGCCCGGCGACCCGCCGGACCCGGCGGACCTGCCGGGCGGCTGCACCTTCCACCCGCGCTGCCCGGTGGCGGTGGCCGCCTGCGCGGAGCTCGACCAGGAACTACGCGAGGCGGGCGCGGAGCACCGGGCCGCCTGCGTCCATGTGGGGAGCGCGTCATGA
- a CDS encoding ABC transporter permease, which translates to MTSTEPTSTDPSSTEPTPAQPVPTPPVPSPPTPSALPSAAALRWERRRTSAARFWKAYRTHRAGLYGLAGLALIAVLALTAPLLVGADVQSVTQAPGTALEAPSAEFPLGTDQFGRSLLGLLIWGARISLLVGLLAAALSVAIGTLVGIIAGHYGGWFSTVVMRITDWFLVMPTLVLAIVLATVMSRSMWTVVLAIGVTSWPTTARLVRAQTIAVESRPYIERATALGGGHGHVMSKHVLPNVMPLVLAQTTLGISTAILTEATLAFLGLGDPTVVSWGGMLQDAREAGAVSSGHWWYLAPPGIAIALVALAFTLCGRAVESVLNPKLGVGR; encoded by the coding sequence ATGACCTCGACCGAACCGACCTCGACCGACCCGAGCTCGACCGAACCGACCCCGGCCCAGCCGGTCCCGACCCCGCCGGTCCCGAGCCCGCCGACCCCGTCGGCTTTGCCGTCGGCGGCCGCGCTGCGGTGGGAACGCCGCCGGACCTCGGCGGCCCGCTTCTGGAAGGCGTACCGCACCCATCGCGCCGGCCTCTACGGCCTCGCCGGGCTCGCCCTCATCGCGGTGCTCGCGCTCACCGCCCCGCTGCTCGTCGGCGCCGACGTCCAGTCGGTGACCCAGGCCCCGGGCACCGCCCTGGAAGCACCGAGCGCCGAATTCCCACTGGGCACCGACCAGTTCGGGCGCTCCCTGCTCGGTCTTCTGATCTGGGGAGCCCGGATCTCCCTGCTCGTCGGGCTGCTCGCGGCAGCCCTCTCGGTCGCCATCGGCACCCTGGTGGGAATCATCGCCGGGCACTACGGCGGCTGGTTCTCCACCGTCGTCATGCGGATCACCGACTGGTTCCTGGTGATGCCGACCCTGGTCCTCGCGATCGTGCTGGCCACCGTCATGTCCCGGTCGATGTGGACGGTGGTCCTCGCCATCGGGGTGACCTCCTGGCCGACCACCGCCCGCCTGGTCCGGGCCCAGACGATCGCGGTCGAGTCCCGCCCGTACATCGAGCGGGCGACCGCCCTCGGCGGGGGCCACGGACACGTCATGAGCAAGCACGTCCTGCCGAACGTGATGCCGCTGGTCCTCGCGCAGACCACCCTCGGCATCTCGACCGCCATCCTCACCGAGGCGACCCTCGCCTTCCTCGGACTCGGCGACCCCACGGTCGTCTCCTGGGGCGGCATGCTCCAGGACGCGCGCGAGGCCGGCGCCGTCTCCTCCGGGCACTGGTGGTACCTGGCCCCGCCCGGCATCGCGATCGCCCTGGTGGCGCTCGCCTTCACGCTGTGCGGCCGCGCCGTCGAGTCCGTGCTCAACCCGAAGCTGGGGGTGGGGCGATGA
- a CDS encoding ABC transporter permease has protein sequence MTTASTPADVVRADEARTTDGAPRTGSSLGYLRHAAGKLGGALVSLFAVLVTSFFLFRIIPGDPVKAMTHGVPTSAEQLATLRRQFGLDLPLWQQFTDYCAKALSGDLGTSFQFRAPVGDLIAEKLPATLLLTGVAVVIYSALGLWLGTRSAWRHGGLGDKLNTGIALTLWSVPSFWLGLLLIIVFSVGIGPVPGLFPTGGMESGTGETGFAYVLDVAHHLVLPVVTLVAVGYAQTLLVMRSSLLDEMGGDYLTTARAKGLRDDDVRRRHAVPNALLPTVTMIFINLGHVAAGSILVETVFSWPGLGGLFYQALSVPDLPLVQGLFVVFAGAMILMNLIADLLYPLLDPRVGR, from the coding sequence GTGACGACCGCGAGCACCCCCGCCGACGTGGTGCGGGCCGACGAGGCCCGCACCACGGACGGCGCACCCCGCACCGGTTCCTCCCTCGGCTATCTCCGTCACGCGGCGGGCAAGCTGGGCGGCGCGCTCGTCTCGCTCTTCGCCGTCCTCGTCACCAGCTTCTTCCTCTTCCGGATCATCCCGGGGGACCCGGTGAAGGCGATGACCCACGGCGTGCCGACCTCGGCCGAACAACTCGCCACGCTGCGACGCCAGTTCGGGCTCGATCTGCCGCTGTGGCAGCAGTTCACCGACTACTGCGCCAAGGCGCTCAGCGGCGACCTCGGCACCTCGTTCCAGTTCCGCGCCCCGGTCGGCGACCTGATCGCGGAGAAGCTGCCCGCGACCCTGCTGCTCACCGGGGTCGCGGTGGTGATCTACTCGGCGCTCGGGCTCTGGCTCGGCACCCGCTCGGCCTGGCGCCACGGCGGCCTCGGCGACAAGCTGAACACCGGCATCGCGCTGACCCTGTGGTCGGTGCCCTCGTTCTGGCTCGGGCTGCTGCTCATCATCGTGTTCTCGGTCGGCATCGGGCCCGTCCCCGGGCTCTTCCCGACCGGCGGCATGGAGTCGGGCACGGGCGAGACCGGCTTCGCGTACGTCCTCGACGTCGCCCACCACCTCGTCCTGCCGGTGGTCACCCTGGTGGCCGTCGGATACGCGCAGACCCTGCTCGTGATGCGCTCCTCGCTCCTCGACGAGATGGGCGGCGACTACCTGACGACGGCCCGGGCGAAGGGGCTGCGCGACGACGACGTGCGCCGCCGGCACGCCGTGCCGAACGCGCTGCTGCCGACCGTCACCATGATCTTCATCAACCTGGGCCATGTGGCGGCCGGTTCGATCCTGGTGGAGACGGTGTTCTCCTGGCCGGGCCTCGGCGGGCTGTTCTACCAGGCCCTGAGCGTCCCCGATCTGCCTCTGGTCCAAGGGCTTTTCGTGGTCTTCGCCGGAGCGATGATCCTGATGAACCTGATCGCCGACCTGCTGTATCCGCTGCTCGACCCCCGGGTGGGCCGATGA